In Pontiella desulfatans, one DNA window encodes the following:
- a CDS encoding helix-turn-helix transcriptional regulator, with amino-acid sequence MYESLKELILSLVAPLLAAQIFLMVLVYFTVVRKRISAFYKGYVLFLACFILFLVGRPFQHGAVAFSQPVLYFRIFLLYALAIPSLLIAAAAQSGVEKRRILSWGAYGAGLLVTFLYILYRDTWFDQFAPTREMRSWATYSGKIPFSHIIQAVGVGIMLALPSLYLMVRELRGARNVKQLAFLSGAFLFGGIMFFASLTLDYMGYFYVGSVFCALCWSWAVFQDVRDMKGRVSLLKDELQMRVQSGGRDVDDVLDGLEQLSLGNLDVYKLRLREVLNRLTDVTIEAGGDTEVLIRRNSQRGSDIDAGSDVAVLREIVKTEAAELSVMIAGMPAQRKNEYVDGAKAFMREHFERDFAVDEIAESLGISKAYLMREFKKGTGQTVNQFLTALRIEKAKELLADSNVTDTAFSVGYNDSGYFGTVFKKHTGQTPLQFKNNL; translated from the coding sequence GTGTACGAAAGTTTAAAAGAACTCATTCTATCGCTGGTGGCGCCGTTGCTGGCGGCACAGATTTTCCTGATGGTGTTGGTCTATTTCACCGTCGTCCGGAAACGGATCTCCGCCTTTTACAAGGGCTATGTGTTGTTTCTGGCCTGTTTCATCCTGTTTCTGGTCGGTCGTCCGTTTCAGCATGGGGCGGTGGCTTTCAGCCAGCCGGTTCTGTATTTCCGGATTTTCCTTTTGTATGCGCTGGCGATTCCTTCGTTGCTGATTGCGGCGGCCGCCCAGTCCGGGGTCGAAAAGAGACGAATCCTGAGCTGGGGGGCCTATGGTGCCGGCCTGCTGGTCACTTTTCTCTATATCCTCTATCGCGACACGTGGTTCGACCAGTTCGCTCCGACGCGGGAGATGCGCTCGTGGGCCACCTATTCCGGGAAAATTCCTTTTTCCCACATCATCCAGGCGGTTGGCGTGGGCATTATGCTGGCGCTTCCGAGCCTTTATCTGATGGTGCGGGAGTTGAGGGGGGCGCGGAACGTGAAGCAGCTGGCCTTCCTTTCCGGAGCGTTCCTCTTCGGGGGCATCATGTTCTTTGCCTCGTTGACCCTCGACTACATGGGCTATTTCTACGTCGGTTCCGTCTTTTGCGCCCTGTGCTGGAGCTGGGCGGTTTTCCAGGACGTGCGCGATATGAAGGGGCGGGTCTCGCTCCTGAAGGACGAACTCCAAATGCGGGTGCAATCCGGTGGCCGGGACGTTGATGATGTGCTCGATGGCCTGGAGCAGCTCTCCCTCGGCAACCTGGATGTCTATAAGCTTCGGTTGCGCGAGGTGCTTAACCGGTTGACCGATGTAACGATCGAGGCGGGCGGGGATACGGAGGTTTTGATCCGCCGGAACAGCCAACGCGGCAGCGACATTGACGCCGGTTCGGATGTGGCGGTTCTTCGGGAAATCGTGAAAACCGAGGCCGCCGAGCTTTCGGTGATGATTGCGGGGATGCCTGCGCAACGGAAAAACGAATATGTCGACGGAGCGAAGGCCTTCATGCGCGAGCATTTTGAGCGGGATTTTGCGGTGGACGAGATTGCGGAATCGCTGGGGATCAGCAAGGCCTACCTGATGCGGGAATTCAAGAAGGGGACCGGCCAGACGGTGAACCAGTTCCTGACCGCGTTGCGGATTGAAAAGGCCAAGGAGCTGTTGGCCGACAGCAACGTCACGGATACCGCATTCAGCGTGGGCTATAATGATTCCGGCTATTTCGGAACGGTTTTCAAGAAACATACCGGCCAGACGCCGCTGCAGTTTAAAAATAATCTCTAA
- a CDS encoding DUF6807 domain-containing protein, giving the protein MMMQRIKWICLAASFAFGVNGAEKKDGTLCLASNGNEVLGYRFEPMENPAGGEKFKGSNFIHPLKTPSGFCVTDLQPADHLHHFGLWWPWKMIKVDGRDINTWELQNGDGLIQARKADSTSTGFIAESDYVDRKAPDGPQVVLKETTEVDVVEFKTDAAIGYYLDFKIIHRCAADKPVEIVKYRYSGFSIRATPEWNKDNSTILTSEGKDRYGANFTRATWVKAEGAVPTGGKAGFLMMGHPTNHAHPELLRTWDNQHNGAVFANFNPVQQASWNLEPGKDYARGYRFFVYDGELNKEQADRLWKEYSNEK; this is encoded by the coding sequence ATGATGATGCAACGAATCAAATGGATTTGCTTGGCGGCCTCTTTTGCCTTTGGGGTGAACGGGGCGGAAAAGAAAGATGGCACGCTCTGCCTTGCCAGCAACGGAAACGAGGTTTTGGGCTATCGCTTCGAGCCGATGGAAAATCCGGCGGGCGGCGAAAAATTCAAGGGCTCGAACTTTATCCATCCGCTGAAAACGCCCTCCGGTTTTTGCGTGACGGATTTGCAACCGGCCGACCACCTGCACCACTTCGGCCTCTGGTGGCCGTGGAAAATGATCAAGGTGGACGGCCGCGACATCAATACGTGGGAGCTTCAAAATGGCGATGGGCTGATACAGGCCCGCAAGGCGGATTCGACCTCGACCGGATTCATTGCCGAAAGCGACTATGTTGACCGCAAAGCGCCGGACGGTCCGCAGGTCGTATTGAAAGAAACAACGGAGGTGGATGTTGTCGAGTTCAAGACGGACGCCGCCATCGGCTATTATCTGGATTTCAAAATCATCCACCGTTGCGCCGCGGATAAGCCGGTCGAAATTGTGAAATACCGCTACAGCGGCTTCTCGATCCGCGCCACACCGGAGTGGAACAAGGATAACAGCACCATTCTGACCAGCGAAGGGAAAGACCGCTATGGCGCCAACTTTACCCGGGCAACCTGGGTTAAGGCCGAGGGTGCGGTTCCAACGGGTGGAAAAGCGGGCTTCCTGATGATGGGGCACCCGACGAATCATGCCCATCCGGAGCTGTTGCGTACGTGGGATAACCAGCACAACGGGGCGGTGTTCGCCAACTTTAACCCGGTGCAGCAGGCTTCGTGGAATCTTGAGCCGGGCAAAGACTACGCGCGTGGCTATCGTTTTTTTGTATATGATGGTGAACTCAACAAAGAACAGGCGGATCGCCTTTGGAAGGAATACAGCAATGAAAAATAG
- a CDS encoding TfoX/Sxy family protein, with product MAYDEGLAERIREILADVPDVTEKKMFGGLCLLVSGNMCCGIIDDILMARVGPEQYEECLKLPHAREMDFTGRPMKGMVNVDPEGIAEDEDLSAWIDRCMVFMKTLPRK from the coding sequence ATGGCCTATGATGAAGGCTTGGCGGAGCGGATCCGGGAAATACTGGCGGATGTGCCGGACGTGACCGAAAAGAAAATGTTCGGCGGGCTGTGCCTGCTGGTCTCCGGAAACATGTGCTGCGGGATTATCGATGATATTCTGATGGCACGGGTGGGGCCGGAACAATACGAGGAATGCCTGAAGCTTCCCCATGCCCGCGAAATGGACTTCACCGGGCGCCCGATGAAGGGCATGGTCAACGTCGATCCCGAAGGCATCGCCGAGGATGAAGATCTGTCGGCCTGGATCGACCGTTGCATGGTTTTTATGAAGACGCTTCCTCGGAAATAG